GGGGCTCCAGCACCACGGCGCTGCCGCCGAAGCCGGCCAGCCAGCGGGACAGCTCCCCGGTGCCCCGCGCCTCCATGTGCAGGACCACCGAACCGTCGGCCTCCTCCTCCACCCGCTGGGTGGGGTGCCAGACCGTCTCCCGCACCAGCCGGGCGACCTGCCGGTCGAAGCGGACCCGCACCCGCATCAGCGGGCCGAACTCGATGCCCCAGACCGCGCTGAGGTACTCCTCCAGGTCGAAGTCCGCGGGGCGGTCGAAGGTGGCGCTCAGCACCTGCGCCTCGAGGATGCGGTTGACCCGGAAGATGCGCACGTCCTGCCGGAGCTCGCAGAAGCCGATCAGGTAGAGCGCGGTGCCCCGGTAGGCCAGCCCGTAGGGACGGACCACCCGCTCGACCGGCTCCTCGGCGCTGAGGGCCTGGTAGAGGATCCGCAGGGGGTGCGGCCCCTCCACGGCCGCCCGGCACGCGGCCTCCACGTCGGGAGGCGGCGGCAGCGAGTAGGCCTGGATCGGGTCCACCACGAGGACCCGGTTGAGCCCGCTGGCCATCTCCTGCTGCGGCTGCGGCAGCACGGCCAGCAGCTTCTCCAGGGCGGAGCGGGCCGCCTTGCCGCCCAGCGGCCGCTTGCGCTGGGCGAAGTCCAGCGCGGCCATCAGCGCCAGGACCTCTTCGGGCTGGAACTGGATCGGCTTCAGCTTGAACGTCTCGAGCACGCCGATCTGGCCGCGGTCGCGGACGATGGGCACCCGGTTCTGCTCCAGGAAGGCGAGGTCCCGGTAGATGGACCGGCGGGTCACGCCGAACCGGCGGGCCAGGTCGTCCACCCGGGGCCGTCCGCCGCCCATCAGCAGGGTAAGAAGTTGGAAGCGTCTCTCCAGCGCTCGGGAAGACTCGGCGGCCATGCGCAATCCCTCCACTGGGGGATGTACAGGTCGGAATCGTGCATCTTTTCCGCAACCATTCCGGAAACTCCTACCGACTGCGTTATGTAACCCAGAGCCGTCGCCGGCATATGCTGGGGTTGGAGGGATCAGCCATGTTGACTCCCATGCAAGGCTGGGGCTGGGGCCGCGACGACGACTGGGACGACGACTGGGACGACCCGACCCCCCTCGGTGGCTGGGGCGGTTGGGGCGGCTGGGGCAACCCGTGGCGCCGCCGCCGGCGCCGTCGCCGCTTCCCGCAATTCGGCAAGTTCCCCTCGGGGAAGTTCGACAAGTTCGGGAAGTTCCCCTGGGGCAAGAGCTGGGGCAAGTCGCCCTGGGGCAAGTAAGTTCGGGCACAGGAACTCTCCTGCATACGAAGCAGCAGGGCCTGCCGCCTCCGGCAGGCCCTGCGGCGCGTGTGTCGACCGCCCCAGGCGCGGGAGCGGCTGCCCGATCGCCCCGCCGCCCGACTGCGGGCTGCTTCGTCACTGCCCCACCCGCTCCGGGCGCAACGGCCATGCCACCGCCCTAGGCTCCGGACTTACACCTACCGCCCTCGGCGGCTGCGGAAGCCCTGGTGGCGCATCTGCTTCCGGGTGGTCGCGTCGAACGGCGCCGCGGTGATGACCTCGGCCTGCGCCCGCAGGGACGCCGCCTGCTCCGCAGCCCGGGCGTCGCCCGCCGCGGCCTGCGCCTCCAGGTCCTCGGCGGCCTGGATGAGCCGGAGGGCCGCACCCTGCAGGTCGCCCCGATCGGCCAGCTCGACGGCCTCGTCCCACGCCGTGCTGGCCTGGCTGAGCCGCACCTGCCGCATCACCGCCTCGTCAGGCGGCTCGCTGAGGCGAGCCGGGTCGTCGGTGACCGACAGCGCCACCTCCGCGGAGACGGTGGAGGGCTCGCCGCCCGGGGTCGCGGGCAGGTAGCCCAGTACCACCCGCCCCAGCCTCCCGTCTGCGGGCGGAGCCGCGACGGCCAGCCGGAACAGGACGCTCTTGGCCTCGCCCCCGTACAGGTCGGGCAGCACCACCTGCACCCGCTGCGGGTTCCCCTGCGGCCGGTACCCGACCACGTCGGTGACCGCGACGCCGGGCTCCACCTCCACCCGCAGCTGCAGCCCCTGCACGGCCACCTCCAGCAGCCCCTGCAGCTCACGGCGGAACATCTCGGGGATCTTGTCGGGGTCCTCAATGTAGTGGAAGTTGCCGCCGCCGGCCTCCGCCAGGGCGACCAGCAGGTCCTCGTTGAAGTCCGCGCCGACGCCCATGGTGCTGAGCCCGAGGCCCTTCTCCCGCCAGGCCCTGGCCCAGCCCACCAGCGTTTCGGGCT
This DNA window, taken from Symbiobacterium terraclitae, encodes the following:
- a CDS encoding vWA domain-containing protein → MTHSLTLCAQLDRTCISPAGGVLYLLVTITAPPAGDAGGRPPLNLAAVVDRSGSMHGAKLHFTKQALRFLVDQVGHADRLAVVTYDDEVTVPLPSQPVAQKDALKAMLSGIAAGGSTNLSGGLATGMQQIRSHAGPGVVSRVLLMTDGLANVGVTEPETLVGWARAWREKGLGLSTMGVGADFNEDLLVALAEAGGGNFHYIEDPDKIPEMFRRELQGLLEVAVQGLQLRVEVEPGVAVTDVVGYRPQGNPQRVQVVLPDLYGGEAKSVLFRLAVAAPPADGRLGRVVLGYLPATPGGEPSTVSAEVALSVTDDPARLSEPPDEAVMRQVRLSQASTAWDEAVELADRGDLQGAALRLIQAAEDLEAQAAAGDARAAEQAASLRAQAEVITAAPFDATTRKQMRHQGFRSRRGR
- a CDS encoding helix-turn-helix transcriptional regulator, with the translated sequence MAAESSRALERRFQLLTLLMGGGRPRVDDLARRFGVTRRSIYRDLAFLEQNRVPIVRDRGQIGVLETFKLKPIQFQPEEVLALMAALDFAQRKRPLGGKAARSALEKLLAVLPQPQQEMASGLNRVLVVDPIQAYSLPPPPDVEAACRAAVEGPHPLRILYQALSAEEPVERVVRPYGLAYRGTALYLIGFCELRQDVRIFRVNRILEAQVLSATFDRPADFDLEEYLSAVWGIEFGPLMRVRVRFDRQVARLVRETVWHPTQRVEEEADGSVVLHMEARGTGELSRWLAGFGGSAVVLEPPELREAVLRLGRGIIARYQDAGGV